A section of the Bacillus sp. HSf4 genome encodes:
- the celB gene encoding PTS cellobiose transporter subunit IIC, translated as MNKMNAFLEEKVMPVAGRIAAQRHLQALRDGIILTMPLIIIGSLFLILANLPIPGYPEFMSGIFGDKWAEKLSYPVGVSFDIMALIATFGIAYRLAEKYDIDALSSGAIAVAAFLLATPYQIPFTPEGSTEEILVSGGIPISLMGSKGLFIGMLIAMLSTEIYRWVVQKDIVVKMPDGVPPAVSKSFIALIPGFAVIGLIWIARLIIELTPFESLHNVVNVILGTPLSILGGSLGGSLVAETVKMLLWSCGLHGANIVGGVMSPIWYSAMDENRLAFQAGEALPHIFTTQFFEIWINIGGSGATLALVITMCLRARSKQMKQLGKLAIGPAVFNINEPIIFGMPIVMNPMLLVPFIISPLLMITATYIGMSTGLVAKPAGIAVPWTMPPGFSGYLATGGKFSGAVMQLINLTISFLVYYPFFRMWDKQKFKEESELDKGTSANDNQQVSV; from the coding sequence GTGAATAAGATGAATGCCTTTTTAGAAGAGAAGGTTATGCCGGTTGCCGGCAGGATTGCCGCTCAGCGCCACTTGCAGGCTCTCAGGGACGGAATCATTCTCACCATGCCGCTCATCATCATCGGCTCGCTGTTTCTGATTTTAGCCAACTTGCCAATCCCCGGATATCCGGAATTCATGTCGGGAATCTTCGGAGACAAATGGGCTGAGAAATTAAGCTATCCGGTAGGCGTCAGCTTTGATATTATGGCGCTTATCGCGACATTTGGAATCGCATACCGCCTTGCCGAAAAATACGATATCGACGCTTTGTCATCAGGAGCGATAGCCGTGGCTGCATTCCTGCTTGCTACGCCTTATCAGATTCCTTTTACACCTGAAGGTTCCACTGAAGAGATTTTGGTGTCGGGCGGCATTCCGATTTCGCTGATGGGAAGCAAAGGCCTGTTTATCGGCATGCTCATCGCCATGCTGTCGACGGAAATTTACCGCTGGGTTGTGCAAAAAGACATTGTCGTTAAAATGCCTGACGGTGTGCCGCCGGCGGTCAGCAAATCATTCATCGCGCTGATTCCGGGATTCGCGGTGATTGGCCTGATCTGGATTGCCCGCCTCATTATTGAATTGACGCCGTTTGAAAGCCTCCATAATGTGGTCAATGTCATTTTGGGCACACCGCTTTCCATTCTTGGGGGAAGCCTTGGCGGGAGCCTTGTGGCGGAAACCGTCAAAATGCTGCTGTGGTCATGCGGACTGCACGGAGCAAATATTGTCGGCGGGGTTATGTCCCCGATCTGGTACAGCGCAATGGATGAGAACCGCCTTGCTTTCCAGGCTGGCGAAGCACTGCCGCACATTTTCACAACCCAGTTTTTCGAAATTTGGATCAATATCGGCGGAAGCGGTGCCACCCTGGCGCTGGTCATCACGATGTGTCTCAGGGCGCGGAGCAAGCAAATGAAGCAGCTTGGGAAACTGGCGATCGGGCCGGCTGTTTTTAACATCAATGAACCGATTATTTTCGGAATGCCGATCGTCATGAACCCGATGCTTTTAGTTCCATTCATCATATCACCGCTTTTAATGATTACGGCAACCTATATCGGAATGAGCACCGGTCTTGTCGCAAAACCGGCCGGCATCGCGGTTCCGTGGACGATGCCGCCGGGCTTCTCGGGGTATTTGGCGACGGGCGGGAAGTTTTCCGGGGCCGTCATGCAGCTGATCAACCTGACCATCTCATTCCTCGTATATTATCCGTTTTTTAGAATGTGGGATAAACAAAAATTCAAAGAGGAAAGCGAACTGGATAAGGGGACGTCTGCAAACGATAACCAGCAGGTCAGCGTATAG
- the licB gene encoding PTS lichenan transporter subunit IIB translates to MNILLACAAGMSTSLLVTKMEKSAEEQGKDYTIWAVSGGEVQNHIDKADVLLLGPQVRYMLPQLKKLGDSKGVPVDVINTVHYGTCNGAEVLKSAEQLAGS, encoded by the coding sequence ATGAATATCTTATTAGCGTGTGCTGCAGGGATGTCAACGAGTCTGCTCGTGACAAAAATGGAAAAAAGCGCAGAGGAACAAGGAAAAGATTATACCATTTGGGCTGTTTCCGGAGGGGAAGTCCAAAATCATATTGATAAAGCGGATGTTTTGCTGCTGGGCCCGCAGGTCCGCTATATGCTTCCGCAGCTGAAAAAATTAGGAGATTCCAAAGGAGTGCCTGTCGATGTCATCAACACGGTCCATTACGGAACTTGTAATGGAGCGGAAGTCCTAAAATCCGCAGAACAGCTTGCCGGTTCTTAA
- a CDS encoding branched-chain amino acid aminotransferase has translation MTKQTISVQLSTAKKQKPADDQLEFGRSFTDHMFIMDYSVESGWHDPRIVPYQPVEMDPAAMVYHYGQSVFEGLKAYLSNEGKVLLFRPEKNVERLNQSNDRLCIPRVDPDTVLEGLKKLLQIDKEWIPKAEGTSLYIRPFIISTEPYLGVAPSKTYKMMIILSPVGSYYKEGIHPVKIAVENEFVRAVAGGTGNAKTAGNYAASLKAQEVAESKGFSQVLWLDGVEKKYIEEVGSMNIFFKINGEIVTPALNGSILEGITRNSVLHLLKEWGLSVTEKRISVDELIEAHKDGLLEEAFGTGTAAVISPVGELIWKDESLVINNGKTGEIAKKLYETITGIQKGALQDTFGWTVEVDSVHQSC, from the coding sequence ATGACAAAACAAACGATCAGCGTACAGCTCAGCACAGCAAAGAAACAAAAGCCCGCAGACGATCAGCTCGAATTCGGCCGCAGTTTCACCGACCATATGTTTATCATGGATTATTCGGTTGAAAGCGGCTGGCATGATCCGAGAATCGTGCCTTACCAGCCGGTCGAAATGGATCCGGCCGCCATGGTTTACCACTACGGCCAATCTGTTTTTGAGGGGTTAAAGGCTTATTTATCAAATGAAGGAAAAGTTCTTTTATTCAGGCCGGAGAAAAACGTTGAGCGTCTGAATCAATCGAACGACCGCCTTTGCATTCCGCGGGTCGATCCGGATACGGTACTCGAAGGGCTGAAAAAGCTGCTTCAGATTGATAAGGAATGGATTCCGAAAGCGGAGGGAACGTCCCTTTACATTCGTCCGTTCATCATTTCAACTGAGCCATACCTCGGGGTCGCCCCGTCCAAGACCTATAAGATGATGATCATCTTATCGCCGGTCGGCTCTTATTATAAAGAAGGCATTCATCCCGTGAAAATCGCTGTCGAAAACGAATTTGTCCGGGCTGTTGCGGGCGGTACGGGAAACGCCAAAACGGCAGGAAACTACGCCGCAAGCCTGAAGGCTCAGGAAGTCGCCGAAAGCAAAGGATTTTCACAAGTATTATGGCTTGACGGTGTCGAAAAGAAATACATTGAAGAAGTGGGAAGCATGAACATCTTTTTCAAAATCAACGGTGAAATCGTCACGCCTGCTCTAAACGGCAGCATCCTGGAAGGCATTACGAGAAATTCTGTGCTTCACCTTTTAAAAGAGTGGGGGCTTTCCGTGACTGAAAAGAGAATTTCGGTTGACGAACTGATCGAGGCCCACAAAGACGGTCTGCTTGAAGAAGCCTTCGGCACCGGAACGGCGGCTGTCATCTCCCCGGTCGGCGAGCTGATCTGGAAAGACGAAAGCCTTGTGATTAACAACGGCAAAACCGGAGAGATCGCCAAAAAGCTCTACGAGACGATCACAGGCATTCAAAAAGGCGCACTGCAAGACACGTTCGGCTGGACGGTTGAAGTCGATTCAGTCCATCAGTCCTGTTAA
- a CDS encoding MFS transporter, with protein MEKTTEPVSVWKKNFTFLFFSRLIKISGDCFAFNSILWFLIFDGKGAIGTSLLIAVTFLPEAFLAPVTGPLVKRSALKFWMYFSDLTRAAVVVTVPICYFNGFSPMWFVLGLMIIHSATGATYNPASITLIPQIVNENLIQKANAILQSSSEIVRLGAVTLCGVLLTFIGPATTLFMAFAFYIISGIFVLCIKYKIVQKASNSADSGQRGTYVARLKRGFVLVRNHKILFPLAIYCIFMNLAASPWEALSAVYVAEDLNGTPFIHSLLKATTAGGAFLLGFILAKVKINKYGLLFIAAGIFEGAAYLMTGLNTFLPLVFLAAFAFGAAISSINVPEFTIIQTSVEGDDQPQVFAIIHTITNLSLPLGAIACGYAAHALSAGHVIAIGGFIEVLAGIGILLFTQLGKAQRSDLKKEKEATANI; from the coding sequence ATGGAAAAGACCACTGAACCCGTGTCCGTCTGGAAAAAGAACTTTACATTCCTTTTCTTCTCCAGGCTGATCAAAATTTCGGGCGACTGCTTCGCCTTCAATTCCATTTTATGGTTTTTGATTTTTGATGGAAAAGGGGCTATCGGCACCTCTCTGCTGATTGCCGTCACTTTTCTTCCCGAGGCCTTTTTAGCGCCGGTGACAGGACCTTTGGTGAAGAGAAGCGCTCTGAAATTCTGGATGTATTTCTCGGATTTGACGAGGGCTGCCGTCGTCGTGACTGTGCCTATATGTTACTTTAACGGTTTTTCACCGATGTGGTTTGTTTTAGGACTCATGATTATCCATTCAGCAACAGGCGCCACATACAATCCGGCTTCCATTACGCTGATTCCGCAAATCGTAAACGAAAACCTGATTCAAAAAGCGAATGCGATCCTTCAATCCTCATCTGAAATCGTAAGGCTCGGCGCTGTGACGCTGTGCGGAGTGCTTCTGACATTTATCGGCCCCGCAACGACACTGTTCATGGCATTTGCCTTTTATATCATATCGGGCATCTTTGTTCTTTGCATTAAGTATAAAATCGTACAGAAAGCATCGAATTCCGCGGATAGTGGTCAACGAGGTACATATGTTGCAAGATTAAAAAGAGGGTTCGTACTTGTGAGAAACCATAAAATTTTGTTTCCGCTGGCCATTTACTGCATATTCATGAACCTGGCCGCATCTCCATGGGAGGCGCTGTCGGCTGTCTATGTTGCCGAAGATTTAAACGGCACGCCGTTCATCCATTCTCTATTGAAGGCGACGACGGCCGGAGGGGCGTTTTTATTGGGCTTTATCCTCGCAAAAGTCAAAATCAACAAATATGGTCTGCTTTTTATAGCGGCCGGCATTTTTGAAGGTGCAGCCTATTTGATGACGGGATTAAATACATTTTTGCCGCTCGTATTCCTCGCCGCTTTTGCATTTGGGGCAGCCATCAGCTCGATCAATGTTCCGGAATTCACGATCATTCAAACATCTGTCGAAGGGGATGATCAACCGCAGGTGTTTGCCATTATACATACGATCACAAACCTTTCGCTCCCTTTGGGTGCAATCGCCTGCGGCTATGCCGCACACGCACTCAGCGCGGGACACGTTATTGCAATCGGCGGTTTTATAGAGGTCCTCGCCGGTATCGGCATCCTGCTGTTTACCCAGCTTGGCAAAGCGCAGCGATCAGATCTGAAAAAAGAAAAAGAGGCGACCGCCAACATATAA
- a CDS encoding DNA-3-methyladenine glycosylase — translation MNQAQEHEPLPLDFYKKPTIELAQSLLGCLLVKETEEGLASGYIVETEAYRGPEDRAAHSYGNRRTKRTEVMFGKAGVVYTYTMHTHTLINVVSASVDEPEAVLIRAIEPHEGLLLMEKRRSGKKPRDWTNGPGKLTKALSITMDDYGKLLTEPPLYIAKGYTPKEISCGPRIGIENSGEAREYPWRFWVKGNRYVSR, via the coding sequence ATGAATCAAGCACAGGAGCATGAGCCGCTGCCGCTCGATTTCTACAAAAAACCTACGATTGAACTGGCGCAGTCTCTATTAGGATGTCTTCTCGTGAAAGAGACTGAGGAGGGGCTGGCCTCAGGATATATTGTCGAAACCGAAGCATATAGAGGTCCTGAAGACAGGGCGGCCCACAGCTATGGAAACCGCCGGACAAAACGGACAGAAGTCATGTTCGGAAAAGCCGGTGTGGTATATACGTACACCATGCATACCCACACCTTGATCAACGTTGTGAGCGCAAGCGTTGATGAGCCGGAAGCTGTCCTCATCAGGGCGATTGAACCGCATGAAGGGCTTTTGCTGATGGAGAAAAGAAGGAGCGGAAAAAAACCACGCGATTGGACGAATGGTCCCGGGAAGCTGACAAAGGCGCTTTCGATAACGATGGATGATTACGGCAAGCTGCTGACGGAGCCGCCGCTTTATATTGCGAAAGGGTATACCCCAAAAGAGATTTCATGCGGCCCGCGCATCGGAATCGAGAACTCGGGGGAAGCGCGGGAATACCCTTGGCGCTTTTGGGTGAAAGGGAACCGCTATGTTTCCAGGTAG
- a CDS encoding 6-phospho-beta-glucosidase, with protein MKKGLKIVTIGGGSSYTPELVEGLIKRHAELPVSELWLVDIPEGQEKLNIVGTLAKRMVEKAGVPIEIHLTLDRRAALKDADFVTTQFRVGLLEARAKDERIPLKYGVIGQETNGPGGLFKGLRTIPVILEIAKDIEELCPDAWLVNFTNPAGMVTEALLRYSNLKKVVGLCNVPIGMKMGVAKALEVDESRVDIQFAGLNHMVFGLDVFLDGISVKDKVIEAMADPANAMTMKNISGESWEPDFIRGLGLIPCGYHRYYYKTKEMLEHELEASQTEGTRAEVVQQVEKELFELYKDPDLAIKPPQLEKRGGAYYSDAACNLISSIHNDKHDIQPVNTMNNGAIASIPDDSAVEVNCVITKNGPKPIAVGDLPVTVRGLVQQIKSFERVAAEAAVTGDHNTALVAMTINPLVPSDKVAKQLLDEMLEAHRAHLPQFFRSVEA; from the coding sequence ATGAAGAAAGGCTTGAAAATCGTAACAATTGGCGGGGGATCAAGCTATACACCGGAGCTTGTGGAAGGACTGATCAAAAGACACGCTGAACTGCCGGTGAGCGAGCTGTGGCTCGTCGACATACCGGAAGGGCAAGAAAAGCTGAATATCGTCGGCACACTGGCAAAGCGCATGGTGGAAAAGGCCGGTGTTCCGATAGAGATCCATCTGACGCTTGACCGGAGGGCAGCCTTGAAAGACGCTGACTTCGTCACCACTCAATTCCGCGTCGGCTTGCTTGAAGCGAGGGCGAAAGATGAAAGAATTCCGTTAAAGTACGGTGTCATCGGCCAGGAGACAAATGGTCCGGGCGGTCTTTTTAAAGGACTTCGCACCATTCCGGTCATACTGGAAATCGCAAAGGATATAGAAGAACTGTGCCCTGATGCATGGCTTGTCAATTTTACCAACCCGGCGGGCATGGTGACGGAAGCGCTTCTCCGCTATTCAAATCTGAAAAAAGTCGTCGGCCTTTGCAATGTGCCGATCGGTATGAAAATGGGGGTTGCCAAAGCGCTTGAGGTCGATGAAAGCCGCGTCGACATTCAATTTGCCGGTTTGAATCATATGGTGTTTGGCCTTGATGTCTTCCTTGACGGGATCAGTGTCAAAGACAAAGTGATCGAAGCGATGGCTGATCCGGCAAATGCGATGACCATGAAAAACATTTCCGGAGAGTCGTGGGAGCCTGACTTTATCCGCGGACTCGGCCTGATTCCGTGCGGATACCACCGCTACTATTATAAAACAAAAGAAATGCTTGAACACGAGCTTGAGGCTTCTCAAACGGAAGGAACCCGTGCAGAAGTCGTGCAGCAAGTCGAAAAAGAATTGTTCGAACTATACAAAGATCCGGATTTGGCCATCAAGCCGCCGCAGCTTGAAAAACGGGGAGGCGCATACTACAGTGATGCGGCCTGCAATCTGATCAGTTCGATCCACAATGACAAGCATGATATCCAGCCGGTCAATACGATGAACAATGGGGCGATTGCAAGCATTCCGGATGATTCCGCGGTGGAAGTCAACTGTGTCATAACGAAAAACGGGCCGAAACCGATCGCGGTTGGAGATTTGCCTGTCACCGTCAGAGGCCTCGTCCAGCAAATTAAATCATTTGAACGTGTCGCGGCCGAAGCGGCGGTAACAGGCGACCACAATACGGCGCTGGTGGCGATGACGATCAACCCGCTTGTACCATCTGACAAAGTCGCAAAACAACTCCTGGATGAAATGCTCGAAGCGCACCGGGCTCATCTTCCACAGTTTTTTAGATCAGTAGAAGCGTAA
- a CDS encoding PTS lactose/cellobiose transporter subunit IIA: MSAELEQTIFQIILHGGNGRSCSMEAIAEAKKGDFSKAKEKIRAADEELIQAHHFQTALIQNEAKGTKTELSLLMIHAQDHLMNAMTMKDLASEIVELYEKINLHGGVN, encoded by the coding sequence ATGTCCGCGGAATTGGAGCAAACAATTTTTCAAATTATCCTTCATGGCGGAAACGGCCGAAGCTGCTCTATGGAAGCCATTGCCGAGGCGAAGAAAGGCGATTTTTCGAAAGCGAAAGAAAAGATTCGTGCAGCTGACGAGGAATTGATTCAAGCACATCACTTTCAGACTGCGCTGATTCAAAATGAAGCGAAGGGAACAAAAACAGAGCTGTCATTATTAATGATTCATGCCCAAGATCATTTAATGAATGCGATGACCATGAAAGATTTGGCATCGGAAATCGTCGAGCTGTATGAAAAAATCAATCTTCACGGAGGTGTCAATTGA
- a CDS encoding BglG family transcription antiterminator: MLNARLKLILGELMTAETPLTSAYLANQLNVTSRTVRSDMKELDHLLLKNGAAVQSIRGAGYRLSVQNERLFRQLLQNTFQDELSKPVFPNERILYLLKRLLLTDDYLKLEDLADEMYISKSTVQNDMRDVRKRLKPYGIELEIKPNYGFKLKGDEMKLRYCIAEHIFPKRETDVDIMNARISILPKEELGLIRQTILEKISEDQISLSDIGLNNLLIHIAIACRRIRKGRHVSLYSKDIQEIMNHKEYEVARAIVRTLEQKLNVTFPEKETAYIAIHLLGAKRTAMAALNCDKIESFIDEKTDRLTRLIMETIEDKFTLGIKHDKELKIGLSLHLKPALNRCRYGMNIRNPMLDAIKANYPLAFEAGIQAGEVIKKETGFDIQESEVGYLALHIGAAMERRKMNIPSKRCMIVCASGAGSAMLLQDRLRAKFGSKLDILGTVDYYKLNQMPLNTLDFVISTIPLPEELPIPVIKVNAILGGTDLAKVEQILTADQELAAKYTREQLVFLQESFQSREDVLRFLCEKVTQLGLADEGLEGSVFEREAVAPTCFGNLVAIPHPMAPQTAVTFWAVCTLQKPIDWEDKKVQLICLLCVEKDNTSNLQGMYKLLGNVLDDRSIVSELLKCRSYQEFMSVFRKNSPNPPAFG; encoded by the coding sequence ATGCTCAATGCTCGGCTAAAGCTCATTCTCGGCGAATTGATGACAGCGGAAACACCTTTAACAAGCGCTTATTTGGCAAATCAGTTAAACGTTACCTCCAGAACGGTCAGATCAGATATGAAAGAATTAGACCACCTTCTCCTCAAAAACGGAGCCGCCGTTCAATCGATCAGAGGAGCCGGCTATCGGCTCTCCGTTCAAAACGAACGCCTCTTCCGCCAGCTTTTGCAAAACACCTTTCAAGATGAGCTTTCAAAACCTGTGTTTCCGAATGAACGCATTCTCTATTTATTAAAAAGGCTGCTATTAACCGATGATTATCTGAAACTGGAAGACTTGGCGGACGAGATGTATATCAGCAAGTCGACGGTTCAAAACGATATGAGAGATGTAAGAAAAAGGCTGAAACCTTACGGCATTGAGCTGGAGATCAAACCGAATTACGGCTTTAAGCTGAAAGGGGATGAAATGAAGCTGCGCTATTGTATAGCTGAGCACATTTTTCCTAAACGGGAAACGGATGTTGATATTATGAACGCTAGAATATCCATTCTTCCGAAAGAGGAATTGGGCCTTATCCGCCAGACCATTCTAGAAAAAATAAGCGAAGACCAAATCTCTCTTTCCGATATCGGCTTAAACAACCTCCTGATCCATATTGCCATCGCCTGCAGGCGGATCCGCAAGGGCAGGCATGTCTCTCTTTATTCCAAAGATATTCAAGAAATTATGAATCACAAAGAATATGAAGTGGCGCGCGCGATTGTTCGCACACTTGAACAAAAGCTGAACGTGACATTTCCGGAAAAAGAGACGGCTTATATCGCCATTCATTTGCTTGGAGCCAAAAGGACGGCGATGGCAGCTCTCAACTGCGATAAAATAGAAAGCTTCATCGATGAAAAAACCGACCGGCTGACACGATTGATCATGGAGACGATTGAAGACAAGTTCACGCTTGGCATCAAACACGACAAAGAGTTAAAAATCGGCCTCAGCCTCCACTTAAAACCTGCCTTGAATCGCTGCAGATATGGGATGAATATCAGAAATCCGATGCTTGATGCGATTAAGGCCAACTATCCTCTCGCATTTGAAGCCGGCATCCAGGCCGGTGAGGTGATCAAAAAAGAAACGGGGTTTGACATTCAGGAAAGTGAAGTCGGCTATCTCGCTTTACATATCGGCGCCGCAATGGAAAGGAGAAAGATGAATATCCCTTCAAAGCGCTGTATGATTGTCTGCGCTTCAGGAGCAGGCAGTGCCATGCTTCTGCAGGACAGACTGCGGGCAAAATTCGGCTCGAAGCTTGACATCCTTGGTACGGTTGACTACTACAAGCTCAACCAAATGCCGCTAAACACCCTCGACTTTGTGATCAGCACGATTCCTCTGCCTGAAGAGCTCCCCATTCCGGTTATCAAAGTAAATGCGATCCTGGGGGGAACCGATCTGGCGAAAGTTGAACAAATCCTTACGGCAGATCAGGAACTCGCCGCAAAATATACGAGGGAACAGCTCGTGTTCTTGCAAGAAAGCTTTCAATCAAGAGAGGACGTTCTACGTTTTTTATGCGAAAAAGTAACACAGCTGGGGCTTGCAGACGAAGGGCTTGAAGGTTCCGTTTTTGAAAGGGAGGCCGTTGCGCCAACCTGTTTTGGCAATCTTGTGGCCATCCCTCATCCGATGGCGCCGCAAACAGCTGTGACATTTTGGGCGGTATGCACGCTGCAAAAACCGATCGATTGGGAGGATAAAAAGGTTCAGCTGATTTGCCTGCTCTGTGTTGAAAAGGATAATACATCAAATCTGCAAGGCATGTACAAGTTGCTGGGCAATGTTTTGGATGATCGGTCCATTGTCAGCGAGCTTTTAAAATGCAGATCATATCAGGAGTTTATGTCCGTTTTCCGAAAAAACAGCCCAAACCCGCCGGCGTTTGGATAA
- a CDS encoding polysaccharide biosynthesis protein, producing MFKNTRILLTGGTGSWGTELTKKLLPYQPKEIRIFSRNEFTQISMQREFDHHPSIKFLIGDVRDYPALEEASKDVDYIFHLAALKHVPICEDQPEEALKTNVIGTQNVIRAAIANKVKKVIDVSTDKAADPVNFYGMTKSLGERLMIRANDYSEDTDFVCIRGGNVLGTNGSVVPLFKSLIMKGQDLTLTSKEMTRFFLTVGEAIDLLLKASKEAIGGEIFVMKMKACNILDLAEVLIEELASSPIGIKEIGIRPGEKLHEVLVSNHEAPFTYLYDAQYYVILPSHPSEKLIRRYRKFTKADFQKFQSNDLLMTKPEIADMLRKGGFLQ from the coding sequence ATGTTTAAAAACACCCGAATATTGCTTACCGGAGGCACCGGTTCCTGGGGAACGGAGCTCACGAAAAAATTGCTGCCGTATCAGCCGAAAGAGATCAGGATTTTCTCAAGAAATGAATTCACGCAGATCAGCATGCAGCGGGAATTTGACCACCACCCTTCAATAAAATTTTTGATCGGTGATGTCAGGGACTATCCCGCTTTGGAAGAGGCCTCTAAAGATGTTGATTATATCTTCCATCTCGCCGCACTAAAACACGTTCCAATCTGCGAGGATCAGCCTGAAGAAGCACTGAAAACGAACGTCATCGGGACCCAGAATGTCATTCGCGCCGCCATCGCCAACAAAGTCAAAAAAGTCATTGATGTTTCGACAGATAAAGCGGCGGATCCGGTCAACTTTTACGGAATGACGAAGTCGCTTGGCGAAAGATTGATGATCCGGGCCAATGATTATAGTGAGGATACAGATTTTGTATGCATCAGAGGCGGAAACGTGCTGGGAACAAACGGAAGCGTCGTTCCGCTTTTTAAAAGCCTGATTATGAAAGGGCAGGACCTGACATTGACATCAAAAGAAATGACGAGATTTTTCCTCACCGTCGGCGAAGCGATTGATTTGCTGCTCAAAGCTTCCAAAGAAGCGATTGGAGGAGAAATCTTCGTCATGAAAATGAAAGCCTGCAATATTTTGGACCTTGCCGAAGTTCTGATCGAAGAATTGGCTTCAAGCCCTATCGGAATCAAAGAAATCGGAATCCGCCCGGGAGAGAAGCTCCATGAGGTGCTCGTCTCAAATCATGAAGCACCGTTTACTTATCTATATGATGCTCAATATTATGTGATATTGCCTTCACACCCTTCAGAAAAGCTGATTCGCCGCTACCGGAAGTTCACGAAAGCCGATTTTCAGAAATTCCAATCCAATGACCTGCTCATGACCAAACCGGAAATCGCTGACATGTTGAGAAAAGGAGGGTTTCTACAGTGA
- the wecB gene encoding UDP-N-acetylglucosamine 2-epimerase (non-hydrolyzing), producing MKIMTIIGTRPEIIRLSLIIRKLDQLADQHILVHTGQNYDEKLSEIFFEQLNVRLPDHHIKLSHHSIGAQIGEIFAEVEKLIVKLKPDKLLVLGDTNSALCAFLGERYGIPVYHMEAGNRCYDNSVPEEINRRVIDSIASFNLPYTNIAKENLEREGMHPQRIWVSGNPIYEVMNHFAEEIAQRNVLDDLKVESGAFLLVTAHRAENVDVKERLQHIVTALETLAKSHKMPVICSVHPRTRDRLQKFGIQSDDALLTFCEPFGFFDFIRLQRHAKCVITDSGTVQEESCILGVPSVTIRNSTERPETVMCGSNVVSGLEAERIVSAAELMMKADTDWKLPEGYADPKVSDKVAHFILGGLRHV from the coding sequence ATGAAGATCATGACGATTATCGGAACCAGACCGGAGATCATCCGCTTAAGTTTGATCATTCGCAAGCTTGATCAGCTTGCAGACCAGCATATATTGGTGCACACCGGTCAAAACTATGATGAAAAACTGAGCGAAATCTTTTTTGAACAGTTGAATGTGCGGCTGCCGGATCATCACATTAAGCTGTCACATCATTCGATCGGCGCACAAATTGGCGAGATTTTTGCAGAGGTCGAGAAGCTGATCGTCAAGCTTAAGCCCGATAAATTGCTTGTGCTCGGCGATACGAACAGTGCGCTGTGCGCGTTCCTCGGCGAACGGTACGGAATTCCCGTGTATCATATGGAGGCCGGCAACCGCTGTTATGACAACTCGGTTCCGGAGGAGATCAATCGGAGGGTGATCGATTCGATCGCATCTTTTAATTTGCCCTATACAAACATCGCCAAAGAAAATTTGGAAAGGGAAGGCATGCATCCTCAAAGAATCTGGGTTTCCGGAAATCCGATTTATGAAGTGATGAACCATTTCGCAGAAGAAATTGCGCAGCGGAATGTGCTCGACGACTTGAAGGTGGAGAGCGGTGCCTTTCTATTGGTCACTGCGCACAGGGCGGAAAATGTGGATGTGAAAGAAAGGCTGCAACATATCGTCACTGCCCTTGAGACGCTGGCGAAATCCCATAAGATGCCGGTTATATGCAGTGTTCACCCAAGGACACGCGACCGTTTGCAGAAGTTTGGCATACAAAGTGACGATGCTTTGCTGACATTTTGTGAGCCGTTTGGCTTTTTTGATTTCATCCGCCTTCAGCGGCATGCAAAATGTGTGATCACAGACAGCGGGACGGTGCAGGAGGAAAGCTGCATTCTCGGAGTTCCTTCCGTAACGATCAGAAACAGCACAGAAAGGCCCGAGACGGTCATGTGCGGGAGCAATGTTGTCTCAGGACTTGAAGCAGAGCGCATCGTCAGCGCCGCAGAATTGATGATGAAAGCCGATACCGATTGGAAGCTGCCTGAGGGGTACGCAGATCCAAAAGTTTCGGACAAAGTTGCTCACTTTATCTTAGGCGGTCTGAGGCATGTTTGA